The genomic interval TGAAGATGCTCCTGCTTTAGAAAGGGAGTTACATAATCATTTTGCAAGCAAGAGATTAAATAAGGTTAATTTAAGAAAAGAATTTTTCAATGTTAAATTGTCAGATATAGAAGAAATAGTAAATAGAAAAATGAATACGACTATAAAATTTACTAAATTAGCTGAAGCACTAGAATATAGACAAAGTAAACTTATGTAGAAAAAATACTAGGTTTTTACCTAGTATTTTTTGTTTTCTTTTCTTAAATTTATATTAAATTTTACATTAAGTTATGTTAAATGTGGTAATTGTAACCTTTTCTATATTGATTTCATTTTTATTCTAAGATAGAATTCTTACAGATTTGTAATGCAAATGAAATATTAATCAATGGATTATTAAGAAAGGTAAAGTGTATAATAAATTTGGATTTTAAACATGGGGAGGACAAAAGGTGAAGTTAAATATAAAGATAAGTGACAAATTAAAATTATTTTTTAAGATAGCATTCGTTTCCGTAGTAATACTATTTATAGTTAGGGAATTTACTTCAGTATTTAAAAATTTCAACTCAGAATATTTCTTTATGTATAGAAATAAACTAGACTTTTTAAACCTATTAATAATTGCAGCATTAGGTATAATTTCTTACATTCCTTTATCTTTCTACGATTTTATTTTAAAGAGAAAAGTTGGAATAAGATTAAAAAATAGAAAGCTATATAAGTATTCTTGGATAGCAAGTTCCATTGCAAGTTTACTTGGATTTGGTGGAGCTACATCCTTAGCTTTTAAACAGTATTTTTATGGTGACTATGTAGATGATAAAAAGAAATTATTAAAAGAAATTGGTAAAATAGTAGCCTTAAACTTAACAGGCTTATCAATAGTTTGTTGTACATATATGGGGATTAGAATATCCTCTTGGAATAACCTAGGTATAATAAAATATGCCATAGGAATAATAGCTTTATATGCACCAGGATTTATAATTTACTCAGCTTATAAATATAGTAAAACAAAGGACAAGTTAGAGTTTTTCAGTACCTTAGGTATTATATTCATATCATTTTTAGAGTGGCTTACAACAATAATTCTAATTTATGCTACTTTAAGAATAACAGGAGCATCAATAAGTGTTTTAACTTTCTTACCAATATATATTGAAGCAGCAGTTGTTGGAATGATCAGTATGATTCCAGGGGGAATTGGTACCTTTGACTTAACATTTATGACTGGATTAGAGGTCTTAGGTATTCCTATAGAACAAACCCTATTAGTTATAATACTTTATAGAATAAGTTATTACATAGTTCCAGCTCTTATAGGTGTATTACTTTTTGTACATGATTTCGGTGGGAAAATAAATAAAAAGTTTAATGGATTGCCTTATGAGATAGTATCTAAGGTGGCTTATAAGATAGTGGTTTCTTTAGTATTTATATCAGGAGCTATTATTGTTTTATCAAATATAGCACCTCAATATTTATTAAAGATAAAATTATTAAAAGAAATTTTAGGTAAACAAGTATTAGGCTTATCAATTGGAATGAGCGTAGTATTAGGATTTTTAATAATGCTTGCAGCTCTTATGCTAAAATATAGGGCTAAAAGTATTTACAAAGCAAGTATGGTTTTATTTATATTAGGAATAATATTATCCTTAACAAAGGGAATTAATCCTTATGAATTAGTATTTTTAATTATTGTAGCTTACCTTTTATATTTAAGTAAGAGAATGTTCTACAGGGATAGTTTTGTTGTAAGTTGTAAAAATACCTTAATAGATTCAGGTATATTAATTGCATCTTTTTCAATTTATTTCTTTATTTTAATTACCTTTGGAACACATCTTAAATATGTAGGAATTGTTCGTAAAATGCCTTATAAGATGGCGTATAAATTTGGATTTATAGCCTTTGCTTTAGTAACTGTAATATATGTAGCTATTTACTTTTTAAATATAAGAAGAAAAATTCCTGTTAAGACCTTTGATGAATGTAGCGAATATGTAGAAAAGATAATAGAAGAATACAAGGGTGATTCCCTAACACATTTAGTATTTTTAAAGGACAAGTATATTTATTTAAATGAAGATAAGGACCTTTTCATTCAATATGAAGTCTATGGAGATAAACTTTTTGTTTTAGGAAATCCTGTGGGAAATAATGAAAATCTATTTAGGGAAATAGAAAAGTTTTGTGAGTATGCTGATAATTATGGTTACACACCAGTTTTTTATCAGGTTAATGATGAAATGATAAGTTACCTTCATTCTAATGGAT from Clostridium perfringens carries:
- the mprF gene encoding bifunctional lysylphosphatidylglycerol flippase/synthetase MprF, whose amino-acid sequence is MKLNIKISDKLKLFFKIAFVSVVILFIVREFTSVFKNFNSEYFFMYRNKLDFLNLLIIAALGIISYIPLSFYDFILKRKVGIRLKNRKLYKYSWIASSIASLLGFGGATSLAFKQYFYGDYVDDKKKLLKEIGKIVALNLTGLSIVCCTYMGIRISSWNNLGIIKYAIGIIALYAPGFIIYSAYKYSKTKDKLEFFSTLGIIFISFLEWLTTIILIYATLRITGASISVLTFLPIYIEAAVVGMISMIPGGIGTFDLTFMTGLEVLGIPIEQTLLVIILYRISYYIVPALIGVLLFVHDFGGKINKKFNGLPYEIVSKVAYKIVVSLVFISGAIIVLSNIAPQYLLKIKLLKEILGKQVLGLSIGMSVVLGFLIMLAALMLKYRAKSIYKASMVLFILGIILSLTKGINPYELVFLIIVAYLLYLSKRMFYRDSFVVSCKNTLIDSGILIASFSIYFFILITFGTHLKYVGIVRKMPYKMAYKFGFIAFALVTVIYVAIYFLNIRRKIPVKTFDECSEYVEKIIEEYKGDSLTHLVFLKDKYIYLNEDKDLFIQYEVYGDKLFVLGNPVGNNENLFREIEKFCEYADNYGYTPVFYQVNDEMISYLHSNGYDFMKIGEEAKVDVKEFKVVGNKMKSLKTSRSKVTKEGYTFHMVEPPFSRGFLDSLREISDEWLDGRKEKGFSVGFFDEDYLNKAPIAILKNREGEIKAFANIMYMYDDESFSVDLMRFSKNTPRGVMDFMFINLIEYGKEKGYEIFNMGMAPLANVGLSKYAFWNEKLALQFYENGQALYSFKGLRRFKEKFSHNWEYKYIAYRRNTSILITVIQAAIVCSRNRNVDESIVVRNLKSLIK